The following DNA comes from Synechococcus sp. CC9616.
AGGCGGCATCGAGCTGACGCCAGAGACGCGCCTCCTCAAACCAACTAACCGCCTCAATCAGAGACGCAACGGTCTGATCAGGAAACAGCAGGCCCGTCGCCTCTGAGGGCTGCTGACGGAGACAGCGCACGGTGTCCAGCAGGCCACCACGGCCGAAACCGATCACAGGGGCACCTGCTGCCATGGCTTCAACCGGAGCAATCCCAAAATCCTCAAGGCCGGCAAACACAAAAGCCCGGCAGCTGCTCAGCAATGCCTCCACCTGCTGGCGGGACTGACGCCCAAGGACGGTGACGGTGGGGCCAGCAAGTTGCTGCAGACGACTCCGCTCCGGACCATCGCCAACAACCAACAGAGGCAGTCCCAGACGGTTGAAGGCCTGCACCACGAGGTCCACCCGTTTGTAGGGGACCAACCGGCAGAGACAGAGATAGAAATCCTCACGAGGGGCATCCCAACGGAATCGCTCCACCGCCACAGGAGGATGAATCACCTCAGCGTCCCGGCCCCAAAACTGGCGGATTCGACGGGCCGTGAAACGTGAATTGGCAATCAGGTGATCGACCCGCTGTGCGCTGAGTTGATCCCACTGGCGCAGAACATGCAGCTGCCAGCGAATCAGGGGCCCAAATCCCCTGCGCACCAGTGCTGAGCGCTCCAGGTAGGCATGCATCTGATCCCAGGCGTAACGCACAGGGGTGTGCACATAACTGACATGCAGCTGATCTGGAGACGTCAACACACCCTTGGCCACCAGATGGCTACTGCTGATCACCAGATCAGCGCCTGAGAGATCGATCTGCTCGATGGCCAGGGGCAGCAACGGCAGGTATTGCTGCACATGGCTCGTGCCCCAAGGCAGCTTTTGAATGGGGCTGGTCAGGACAGAGCGCCCGGCCAACCAGCTGCCGGGGCGGCGACTTTCCCCATCCACCAACGCGGCGAGCTGGGGTTGTCGTCCCAGAGCGGTCAGCTGCCGGTCGATCGCCTCAACCACCAACTCCGCTCCACCGCTGGATCGGGGCGTGAACCAGTCGTGCACCAAAGCGAGGCGCTGCGGCAGATCAGGGGGCATTGGCGCCATCAACAGCCCATGGCTGCAACGTCACGAAGTCTCTCAGCTGATTGCGGCCATGGCGCTGGCTCACGATGCTGGACTCCATGGGCAGTTCAAGTCTCACCATCAACGGCTTCCTTGAGGACGCGCTCAGTGAGCCGGACATTGGCATCACCGACCGGTTTCGCTGGCACGCGACCCCTGTGGGTATTGCAGCCCTCTGGACTGCGTCTTCGGCACCATCGACTCCGCCCTTCGAGGAGGCCGTCGAGGAAGGCCTGAAGGTGGGGCTGGATCTCAGCCGCGAAGAACGTGAATTTCACCAGGTTCAGCAAGGTCTGGTCCTCCTGTTCCATTCCTGATCGCTAAGGAATCGATTCAGAACGGGATCAAAGCGCCGGTGCGATTCGCTGAAAACCCATCCAGCAACAACAAAGTCCGACACCTAGAAGGTTGCTAACCTCCCGGCAATTTTTTGAATCTATGCCCACTCCCTCACCGGCCGCTTTCATTGTTCTGGCACGCATTCGGATCAAGGCCGGCTGCGTTGAGGACTACATCTCCATGAGCAAATCCACGGATGATTTAGTTCAACAGAATGAATCAGGGACGGCGCACCATGTGTTCGTCTCAGACCCAAGCGATCCGTTGTCGTTCACCTGGGCCGAGGCGTTCGTCAACGACGCGGCCTTTCTCGAACATCTGAATGCACCCCATATCGCCAATTACTTCAAGGAACATGAACGCCTTGGAGATGCTTTCAGCCTTGAGTTTTACGGGAGTATCGGGGAAGCAAGTCTCAAAGCGATGGAACAATCCGGCATCTCTTTCACGGTGTATGAAACGGCATGCGGGTTCTCGCGGTTGAGTTAGCGTTTTTTGTTCTCAGGTTCCCAACAACCAGGGGCCAGATTGAGGCATTCCGTAAGGGGGAAGGTTGAGATCTCCCGGATCCTGGATGGCGACATGCCATTCGGGAAGACGCGCTGAGACGAAAGAAGGATGCTCAATATGAACTCCACTTTCAAACGCTGAGGTCCCCACAAAGCCAGGCGTCCAATGGCCTCGGCCAGAGAGACCACCCCGGAACCAAACCCAGCAGCGTTGTCTGTGCCATTCACATCTTTGAAGCCGTTACAGTCAATAAAATCGACCTAAATCGCCTAAATCGAATGAATAAATATCTAGCAGTCGTGACATCAGCAATATTAAACGCAGGAGGACCCAATCAGGCGGCAAAACAATAAGGCCAGTGATCAAGACTTTCCATCACGCCGCAAAAACACAAATTCCAAAGCATGAGATCCCATCAACGAACAACAAAGCACATCGATAGCCCCGATCAACTCGTCACTCCAAAACCAACGTTTCGGCAACAAAATCAGATCGCAAGCCCCCGGATACGATCTGACAACCCAAACAAGAGCAGATCACTTAAAACAATTGCAACCAAACTCTGCATAATCTCACCAAGGCGAATTCACAATAAAGGAACAAACGATTATTTTTAGCAAGATATCAATCAAAAATGCATAGCTCACCGATCAGCCTGCAAGCTCTCAAATAATCACGAAACGAATGCGACGCGATCTGCAACGTTTAACACAGGTCGAAAACCCAACGGAACAGAGCATCCAGCATCGCAAGAGCGAGCAACAATCCTGGGACCTGGCAACTTCTTCCAAGCAACGGAAAGATGATCAGCTCTGAGCTTCATGTAAAATGCGTATTACCAGAAGCTTGGCAGCAATCAAAATGGAAAGACGATTGATCATTCACGTCGGACCTCACAAAACTGCCAGCACCTATATCCAAAAAAGGCTGAGGGAAAATACAAAGCTCCTGGAAGAACTCAAAATCGGAATTCCAAGGCAGCCTATTTCTCACGCAAAGCATAGAGATTTGGCTTACAAAATGAATTCAAAAAAGAAAAATTTTTGGGGCAAAGAACTAGAGCCGCTCCGAGACAAGAATCATGTTTTGATCAGCAGCGAAGCATTTTGCAACAGAATTTTGACCAATAACAATTTGGATTTTTTGCTGGATATCTCAAAATCCTATGATCTAAAGCTGACATTTGTTTACTTTGTTCGCGACCAGGTTGATCTAATGACGTCCCAATACTGTCATGGAATCAGACGCTTTTATCGCTCCTGCAGCTTTAAAGATTTTTGCCGCAAAAAACTCAGAAAAGATCGCAATCATCATTCCTCTACATACAACCTTGCCGACAGATTTGAAAGCCATCTAGATAGGACAGATGTCGACTTTATTTTCATTCCATTAACTCGGAAGAAAGATCCATTTTTAGAAATGGCCAGCAAACTCGGATGGCCAAACGATACGAAGTGGGAAACACTTGATGAAGGCGAATCAAGAAATGAGCAGCCAGGATGCAAGGGAATCTGGCTGAGCCGAGCAGCCTTTGAGATCTGCGAAGAGGTTGACTACCCGATCAAAAATTTAAAAAAGAAGGGTAAAATTATTCGCAATATAGCGATCAAAAAAGGCTGGCACAATGATCGTTTCTGCGGCTACACAGACGCCCTCTATAAAAAAGTAAAGAACTACTACAGTCAATCAAATCAGAGATTCTCACTCAAGGTATGGGGAGAGGACTGGGACAAGATTGTAGAAACAAAACAAAAACCTCTTCAGATCTATCGCGGCCCAAGATCCAGCAAAGAATACAAAGAGGTTCTATCTGTCCTCAAAAAGGCGTTTAAGAAAATGGGTTGGTCAACATTAGAGAAAGAAAATCTCGTCAAATCACTAAGTGCGATCAGACCCAAGCTGAGCCGTTTTACTTAAGCCATTTTTTAAGCCCGCGCTCTTAGTTCCCATATCCATAAGCCCCTTATCCAATGTTTATGCATGGCATTGCAACTGTCCTTGCATGATGCAGTCAATTGCGAAGAGCTTGCCCAGTTTGCGACAAGCCATTAAATCGCGCCCAATCGGAGGGCAAAAATACAAACAACCCTCTTAGTGATTAATTAATAACAATACCAATAGCCCCCTTTAATTATATAATTTTGGCCAAAATAGCTCTATTTTGTTGAACAGTTTCCGCTCATCGCCTCTCGAATCGAGTTGTCAAACCAGCCCAATTGACATCCCTTTTAAAGACAAATCAAAGGTTCAGGCAAAATGCATGCTGCATTTGGTCGAGTTCCTCATCTCTTGATGTGGAACTGATTCAGTGGTTCTCAAAACGGAGAGGGTGGGATTCGAACCCACGAGGGTGTTACCCCTACACGATTTCGAGTCGTGCGCATTCAACCGGACTCTGCCACCTCTCCAAACGCCAGCTGGCGCGTACACACACTAGATCTTGATCCGCGAGATGCCTTTTGGCATTCGAGCCAGCGACGGTCCATCCGGCTGGGTCGAAATCCAAGCCAGTAGCCCGTCATTGGCCTGCGAGGAAGTTCTGAAACCTTGGCTTGCAAGGACCACAACGCCTGCGGGCTGGGGAGCAGCCACCAACGCTGACGGCCGGCTCTCAACAGCATCGGCTGACCACGTTGCGCAAGCAATTGGACAGAAAGTCCGGAACTGACCAGCATTTGCCCCATCTCCAACGGCGCCAAACCTTGCTGCTCCGACACCACCGTTCGAGCGATGGTCTGCCAGCAAGGAAGCGTTTCAGTCGCAACAGGATCCAGCAACAGCACCCAATCGAGTCGCTGATGACCATGAACGCCAGCGAGACGTTGAGCCACGCGGCAGCCTTGGCGATCGCCGCTGCTGCTGATCAAGGCAGCACGACCCTGATGGCGAGCCAACAACCAAGAGCGGCGGAACTGCCGAACTCGCACAACCCCATCAGCCAATTGCCCATGGCTGTGAAACAGCACCGCCGACAACACCAACAACGGCCCCAGCCATCGCCCTGCATCCAGCCATGACAACCACCACAGCAACAGACCCAGCACCAGCAGTCCCACCATCCAGATCTGGGGGAATCCAGTGAGCAGCTGAGCGCCAGGCCAGTTACTAATCCAACGCACAAGGCTGATCAGGACACCCACGAGCCACTGCACCGGCCAGGCAATCCCTTGGATCAGCCCGAGCGGGGCCCACAAACTCAACAGGGCCAACAGCATGGAGGCCAAGGTGAGACAAGCCAGCAACGGTGTCGCCAGCAGATTCGCCAATACCCCATAGAGCGGAGCTGAACCGAAGTGGAGCCACTGGAGTGGGAGTGTCCACAACAGCGCTGCTGATGGGATGGCCAGCGCTGGCGCCAGCCAGCTCAAAGCCCCAGGCAGAGCTGCTGAAAGCCTTGCCTCAAGAGGTGGGGCACTCAGCACCAATCCCGCTGTTGCAGCAGCACTGAGCTGGAAACCGATCGATCGCGCCCAGGCTGGATGAACCAGCAGCATCACGCTCAAGCTGAGCAGCAGAACTCCGAACCCTTTACTGCGCTCTCCTGACTCTCGGATCAGCAGGGCCGAAGCGCCCATCAGAACGGCTCGCACCACTGAAGGCTGGGCGCCCGCCAGGGTGAGAAAGATCATCAACGCCGCCCCCGCCAACAGCAGCCGCAGCCTTCTGCCGAACAGGCTGCCCAGGCTGAGACAAGCCCCCAGCAGCACAGAAAGGTGGAAGCCCGACGCCGCCAAGGCATGGGACAGGCCGGCATGTCGAAACGCCTGGCGCAGGTCAGCCGGCAGCTGCACTTGAGCACTGCCCAGCACCAGGGCCGCCATCAGGCCACCACGCTCCTCGCCAGCCACCAGCTGCAGTCGATCAGCAATGGTCCTGCGGGCATTGGCGATTGGGGTCCAGGGACGTTGCAGCACCTCAAGTTCGCCGACGCGCAACTGACTCCAGCTGCCCTGACGGGCCAACCGCTCAGCGGGGCCTGGCAACAATCGATGCGGCCCCTTTGAAGGGCGTTTCAAGAGTCCCTTCGCACGGACGCGCCAGCCCTGAAGCAGACGATCGGGGCAAGGACGCATGCTGAGTTCCGTGCGACCACGAACTGGGCGCCCATCGATCCGCTGGACCGCCACCAGCACGGAACAGCTGCCCTCGAAGCGACGGGCATCGCTCAGAAGATCACCGGTGAGCTCAACAGGCCCTGTTGATGACTGGCGCAGATATCGGATGGGATCTCCCTGCGCCGGGCTGGGAGCTCCCCAGATCAGTCCCCGCAGCAACAGCAGCAGGACAACACCAACAGCGATCGCCTGGACGGAACAACGACGCGGCAGAGCGGATCAAGCAGCTGCTTCGATGGTTCCCCCCTCCAGCAAAGGGAAACCCAACGCCTGCCGTTCAGCCAACCAGGCCTCGGCCACCTTGCGGGCCAGATTGCGAATGCGGCCGATGGTGGCGGTTCTCTCGGTAACCGAGATCACGCCGCGGGCCTCCAGCAGGTTGAAGGTGTGGCTGCACTTGAGCACAAAATCCAGCGCCGGTGCAGGCAGATTCTTCTCAATCAGATCACCGGCTTCAGCTTCATAGATGGCAAACAGCTGCTTGAGGCGATCTGGATCTGAGCCCTCGAAATTGAAATGGCACTGCCCCTTCTCAAAGGGCAACCAGATGTCGCCGTAACTGCGCTCACTATTCCAGCTCAGATCCCAGATGCTTTCCACATCCTGGAGATACATCGCCAAACGCTCCAGGCCGTAGGTGATCTCAATCGAAACCGGCTTGCAATCGATCCCACCGCACTGCTGGAAATAGGTGAACTGGGTCACCTCCATGCCATCGAGCCACACCTCCCAACCCACGCCCCAGGCTCCAAGGGTGGGGGATTCCCAGTTGTCCTCCACAAAACGGATGTCGTGATCAGCGGCTTTGACGCCCAAGGCCTCCAAAGAGGCGAGGTAAGTCTCTTGAATGCCATCGGGTGATGGCTTGATCAGCACCTGATATTGGAAATAATGTTGCGCTCGGTTGGGGTTATCGCCATAGCGGCCATCGGTGGGACGACGGCAGGGCTCCGGATAGGCAACAGCCCAGGGTTCCGGACCGATCGCCCGCAGCACCGTATGGGGACTCATGGTTCCTGCCCCTTTCTCGGTGTCGTAGGGCTGCAACAACAGGCAGCCTTGATCAGCCCAGAAACGGTTAAGCGAGCTGATGATGTCCTGGAAGAACACGGTTAAACAAACCCTTGTACTGGACTGGGATCTTGCGCTTGAAACCTGCTAACCACCTGCTTAACAGCGGTGCAAACTGGCTACTGAGATCCCTGTGGTGGCCACATTCTCCATCACCGCAGCCAACAGCTGCTTAACGAACGGGAGCAAGGGTGATTCCGTTAAGCAAGGCAAGAGCCAGCGCTTCTGCCGCTGCCGTTTAGCCCTGAGCTGGCTTGGTCATCTTGTAAATGTTCAGAGCAAAGAGGGCCATCGCAAAGCTGCCGAGCAGCAGCAGGAGGTCCTGGGTTCCAAAGGTCATGACTCTCGTTGCAAAACTTTGTTGAGTAATGTAACGGAGTCGCAGCGATGCGTCACTAATGCGTTCCTAGGGGAATGTTCCTGGGGGCTGCACGAGCCCTCTTTTTTTATGACCTACCCCTTCGGTGCCACGAAAACAGACCTTGAGAAGGCCTTCCGCCTTCCAGACGCTCTCGTCATCACGGAAGCTCAGACGCAAGAGTCTGTTGAGATGACTGAGTCAGACCTTGCAACTGTGATGCTCGAGCACCCAGGCGTCTGACGCCATGGGTCCAAACGGGGGCTCTTTTTCTGCATAGCAACTGCCGCAAGCCATCAGAAAAATGACTCCTTGTGTACGCCCTTAATGCGTGGTGCTTTGCGCAGCTGCATCACAGGTGAAACACCAGCTGCAAGTCAATAGAACAATTTCATCTCCGAAGTTCTTGCTTTTTTAATTTTCTCTTGCACTCCTATTGCACTCCTGCGCCAAGGGAACAAGGCAAATAATCTTCATGGCTGCCTTAGCTTCACCGCCTATCACCTGATGGAGACGGCCAGCTGATTCACCCTTGTTCAAGCAATTGATTGAAGGCTAGAGAAACAGGATCAATTCACCCCGACAGATGTCTCAGTCGTTCCACTCCGCCCTGGTTCCTCCCCTGGTGAGGAATTTGCTGAATCTGAGCCATCTACTCAAAAGGGCCGATGCCCATGCTGAGTCCTGCGGCTACCCAATGGCTGTGCTGCTCTCCAGCCGACTGCATCCAGACATGTTCGATCTCACCCGTCAGGTGCAGATCAGCACTGACATCTCCCGACGGGGCGTGGCGCGCCTGTCCGGGCGGGACGCCCCGAGCATGGAGGACAACGAAACGGAGCTGAGTGAGCTGCTGGATCGGATCAACAGCAGTATTGCCTTCATCGAGAGCGTGCCGCCAGAGGAGTTCAACGGCGCCGAGCGACGTGAAATCAAGCTGCCCATCCCCTCAACCATGGGGGGCGGAGAACGGATCTTTCAAGGCGAGGACTTTCTGCGCTCCTTCGTTCTCCCCAACGTTTATTTCCATGTGACCACCGCATTCGCCATCCTTCGCCACAACGGCGTGCCGATCGGAAAATTCGATTACCTCTTGGGCGAAGAGGCTCCTTGAGGAGCTGCGAGGTGTTCTGGTTTAAGCCATGAGTACGCGGAGGCACTCGCTCAAGAGCAGTGCTTCCACGAAAGCTCTTCTTCACTCGTCCTCATCGATGTCGCTGATGTTGGCTTCATCAATATGCGTCGATGAATTGAAGATCGCGGCAGAGAACAACTGACACGCAAGTTGTATTTGCTATTGCCTTGCGTTTGTGTGCTTCTTCAGGAGAACTTCCATTGCCTGGACATGATCAACCGCTGCTGCTAACGCTCATGCCGGATCTTTGGCTTGTATTTCATTAAGACTTAAAAGTGCAAGGACGAACCAAAAAAGTGGTCCACGATTCTGTCCAGCAGCGGTTCGCTCAGGCGCTGATTGAGAAGCAGCGGTGCAGATGGGCGACGGCGTGATGGCGGTGGGGATTGCTGCTGCAAGGCCCCATCACTCCCAACCAGAAACTGCCATCTCCCTGAAACACCAGGACGGGTTTGGCAGCCCCCTTGCCATGGGATTCCAGCAGCGACATGCAGAGCTTTTCGGCCACTTCATGACCCTTGGGACGCATTCGCAGCCGCCGCAGTAAGGGGTCGACCTGGGAGAACGACACGAAGCTGGCACGCTCGGAATCCGTCACCAGGATCAGTCCATCCAGCCACTGCACCTCCAGCAGCAACTCCTCAATCGTGGACAGCAATGTTGGGAGGGGGAAAGCCAAAATCTCCTCCTTAATCTTTCCTTTATTTTTTAGAGCATCAGCCGGCCGGGTCGCAAGCGACGCGAACGAAGATTCATCAGTTCAAGCCCGCAGCAACAGCGCTCCCATCTGGCCGGCCATCAGGGAGCGATGACGTGCGGATGCGAAACCCGCATCCAGGGCAAGGCGTTCCTGGGCTGGTCCGTCGGGAAAGCAGCGCAGACTTTCCTCCAGGTAGGCGTAGTGCTCACGCAAGCCATTCGCAGCAGCCACCGGCACCACCAGATTGCGAAGATAAAACCTCTGAAACCGGCCAGCAGCAAGCTCCGAATCAAGCCGGTTGAAATCGAGCACCGCGGCCCGAGCCCCTGGCCTGAGCAGACGCCGCATCTCCCGCAGACCCGCGCCAGGGTCGCGCAGATTGCGCAGGCCATAGGCCATTACCGCCCCATCGGCGCAGCCGCTGTTGAGGCCCGTGTCCAGGGCATCACCCTGTAACCAGTCCACGGCCAGCCATGGCTCCCTGTCATGGCGACGACGGGCCTGCTGCAATGGCGCTGCGGCCGCATCCAAAGCGATCACCCGTCCCTTGGGGCGCAGCGTGCGGGCCAACTGCAGGGCAAGGTCGCCAGTACCGCAACAGAGATCCAGCCAAACGTCCCCAGGCCGCGGATCGACCCATCGCAACATCTGACGTTTCCAGACGCGATGCAGGCCGAGGCTCAACCAATCATTCAGACGGTCGTACCGCGGGGCGACCTCATCGAACAACTGCTCAACAGCAGCAGCATCACCAGGCTTCACAGGGGAATGCCGTTCAGAGCCATCACCATCACGGTTGCCAGGCCAACAGCGGCGGAACAGACCATGCAGCCAGCCAGCATCAAAGAAAATTCCTGCTGATCCAGCGCCGACTGCATCAGTTTCAGGGCCCAGGTGATCAACGCCACGATCACTCCAACGGCGACCAGTCCCACCGGCAACGCCCAAACGGAATCAAGCAGTGGATGCGCTGGTGGCATCAACGTGAAGAAATCTTCACCTTCAAATTAAGGCCTAACGAGCAGTCCTTGCGCTAACAGGGCGCTTTTGATCTCCTCGACGGTGAGCACCCCGTCATGGAGCAGGGAAGCCAGCAGGGCTGCAGAGGCATGCCCTCCCTCAGCACCGCCATCCAGTGCTGCAGCGATGTGATCGATGCATCCAGCCCCACCGGAGGCAATCACCGGAACCGATACGGCGTCAGCCACCGCGCGGGTCAGGGAGAGGTCATAACCCGCTTGTGTCCCGTCGCCGTCCATAGAGGTGAGGAGGATTTCGCCGGCACCAAGCGCGACCACCCGCTGAGCCCAGGCCACCGCATCCAGCCCTGTGTTCTCACGTCCCCCTTTGACAAAGACATCCCAGCTGCCGGAGGCATTACGGCGGGCGTCGATCGCCACCACGATGCACTGACAACCAAATCGATCGGCCCCTTCGGACACCAGCTCAGGACGGCGCACCGCAGACGAATTGAGACTGATTTTGTCCGCGCCGGCTCGCAACAACTCCGTCATGCCATCCACGGACTGAATGCCACCGCCGACGGTGAATGGAATGGTCACCGATTCCGCAGTTCTGCGCACCATGTCGATCAACGTGGCGCGCCCCTCGTGGCTGGCTGCAATGTCGAGAAACACCAGTTCATCGGCTCCTGCAGCGCTGTAGCGACAGGCCAGTTCCACCGGGTCGCCGGCATCACGAAGACCGACAAAATTGACGCCTTTGACCACGCGCCCGTCGGCAACATCGAGGCAGGGAATTAAACGCAGAGCCACCATCGTTTCGGCGCGAAAGCGACTGTTAGTGTTGCGCCACTCTTCAAGCCTCGCAGGCCATGTCACAGGCTGCATCGATCACGATCGGATCAAAGATCCGCGTCAGCCGTGTGCGTGACCGCATCCCCCAGAACCTGGTGAACCTGCTCAAGGAGGATTCGAGCGGAACCGTCACCGACTTCCGCACAGTGGATGGGAAAGGTATCGGTGTGGTGGTTGAGCTAAGCAATGGCTCCACCTGCTGGTTCTTCGAGGACGAGATCGTTCCTGCCTGAGGCCGCAACCAGTGAGTGACGCCCGCCAGCTCCTCGGTATGAAAGGTGCCTCGGGCACCAACAACATCTGGAAGCTGCGGCTTCAGCTGATGAAGCCCGTCACCTGGATTCCTTTGATCTGGGGTGTGCTCTGCGGTGCCGCCGCCAGTGGTCATTACGAATGGAACGTTGATCACTTCCTTGCAGCGATCGCCTGCATGGTGATGAGTGGCCCGCTACTGGCCGGTTATACCCAGACGATCAACGACTACTACGACAGGGACATCGACGCGATCAACGAGCCGTACCGTCCGATTCCTTCTGGAGCGATCCCTCTGCTGCAGGTGAAAGTGCAGATCTGGGTGCTGCTTCTTGCAGGCCTGGCCGTGGCCTGGGGACTTGATCAATGGGCCGGCCACAGCACGCCAGTCCTTTTCCTGCTGGCACTGGGGGGCTCCTTTGTCAGCTTCATCTATTCGGCACCTCCGCTGAAGCTCAAACAGAACGGCTGGTTGGGGAACTATGCCCTTGGTGCCAGTTACATCGCTCTGCCCTGGTGGGCTGGCCAGGCCCTCTTCGGCCAGCTCACCTGGAGCACAGCCCTGCTGACCTTGGCCTACAGCCTGGCCGGCCTGGGCATTGCCGTCGTCAATGACTTCAAAAGCGTGGAGGGTGACCGAGCCCTGGGTCTGCAGTCCTTGCCGGTGGTCTTTGGCATCCAGCGTGCGAGCTGGATCAGTGCAGGAATGATCGACGGGTTCCAATTGGCGATGGTTGCCGTTCTGATCGTGATCGGTCAGCATTTCGCGGCTGTTCTGTTGGTGTTGCTGGTTGTGCCTCAAATCACCTTCCAGGACATCTG
Coding sequences within:
- the chlG gene encoding chlorophyll synthase ChlG, whose protein sequence is MSDARQLLGMKGASGTNNIWKLRLQLMKPVTWIPLIWGVLCGAAASGHYEWNVDHFLAAIACMVMSGPLLAGYTQTINDYYDRDIDAINEPYRPIPSGAIPLLQVKVQIWVLLLAGLAVAWGLDQWAGHSTPVLFLLALGGSFVSFIYSAPPLKLKQNGWLGNYALGASYIALPWWAGQALFGQLTWSTALLTLAYSLAGLGIAVVNDFKSVEGDRALGLQSLPVVFGIQRASWISAGMIDGFQLAMVAVLIVIGQHFAAVLLVLLVVPQITFQDIWLLRDPVAYDVKYQASAQPFLVLGMLVTALAIGHSPLIQVM
- the ubiE gene encoding bifunctional demethylmenaquinone methyltransferase/2-methoxy-6-polyprenyl-1,4-benzoquinol methylase UbiE, whose amino-acid sequence is MKPGDAAAVEQLFDEVAPRYDRLNDWLSLGLHRVWKRQMLRWVDPRPGDVWLDLCCGTGDLALQLARTLRPKGRVIALDAAAAPLQQARRRHDREPWLAVDWLQGDALDTGLNSGCADGAVMAYGLRNLRDPGAGLREMRRLLRPGARAAVLDFNRLDSELAAGRFQRFYLRNLVVPVAAANGLREHYAYLEESLRCFPDGPAQERLALDAGFASARHRSLMAGQMGALLLRA
- a CDS encoding ComEC/Rec2 family competence protein, producing MPRRCSVQAIAVGVVLLLLLRGLIWGAPSPAQGDPIRYLRQSSTGPVELTGDLLSDARRFEGSCSVLVAVQRIDGRPVRGRTELSMRPCPDRLLQGWRVRAKGLLKRPSKGPHRLLPGPAERLARQGSWSQLRVGELEVLQRPWTPIANARRTIADRLQLVAGEERGGLMAALVLGSAQVQLPADLRQAFRHAGLSHALAASGFHLSVLLGACLSLGSLFGRRLRLLLAGAALMIFLTLAGAQPSVVRAVLMGASALLIRESGERSKGFGVLLLSLSVMLLVHPAWARSIGFQLSAAATAGLVLSAPPLEARLSAALPGALSWLAPALAIPSAALLWTLPLQWLHFGSAPLYGVLANLLATPLLACLTLASMLLALLSLWAPLGLIQGIAWPVQWLVGVLISLVRWISNWPGAQLLTGFPQIWMVGLLVLGLLLWWLSWLDAGRWLGPLLVLSAVLFHSHGQLADGVVRVRQFRRSWLLARHQGRAALISSSGDRQGCRVAQRLAGVHGHQRLDWVLLLDPVATETLPCWQTIARTVVSEQQGLAPLEMGQMLVSSGLSVQLLAQRGQPMLLRAGRQRWWLLPSPQALWSLQAKVSELPRRPMTGYWLGFRPSRMDRRWLECQKASRGSRSSVCTRQLAFGEVAESG
- a CDS encoding glycosyltransferase, with protein sequence MAPMPPDLPQRLALVHDWFTPRSSGGAELVVEAIDRQLTALGRQPQLAALVDGESRRPGSWLAGRSVLTSPIQKLPWGTSHVQQYLPLLPLAIEQIDLSGADLVISSSHLVAKGVLTSPDQLHVSYVHTPVRYAWDQMHAYLERSALVRRGFGPLIRWQLHVLRQWDQLSAQRVDHLIANSRFTARRIRQFWGRDAEVIHPPVAVERFRWDAPREDFYLCLCRLVPYKRVDLVVQAFNRLGLPLLVVGDGPERSRLQQLAGPTVTVLGRQSRQQVEALLSSCRAFVFAGLEDFGIAPVEAMAAGAPVIGFGRGGLLDTVRCLRQQPSEATGLLFPDQTVASLIEAVSWFEEARLWRQLDAASIRQWAERFRLEAFSSRFEAALRRAWNVHQHNCAVAASDPAGMSGLQV
- the glyQ gene encoding glycine--tRNA ligase subunit alpha; its protein translation is MFFQDIISSLNRFWADQGCLLLQPYDTEKGAGTMSPHTVLRAIGPEPWAVAYPEPCRRPTDGRYGDNPNRAQHYFQYQVLIKPSPDGIQETYLASLEALGVKAADHDIRFVEDNWESPTLGAWGVGWEVWLDGMEVTQFTYFQQCGGIDCKPVSIEITYGLERLAMYLQDVESIWDLSWNSERSYGDIWLPFEKGQCHFNFEGSDPDRLKQLFAIYEAEAGDLIEKNLPAPALDFVLKCSHTFNLLEARGVISVTERTATIGRIRNLARKVAEAWLAERQALGFPLLEGGTIEAAA
- a CDS encoding DUF1993 family protein; its protein translation is MSQSFHSALVPPLVRNLLNLSHLLKRADAHAESCGYPMAVLLSSRLHPDMFDLTRQVQISTDISRRGVARLSGRDAPSMEDNETELSELLDRINSSIAFIESVPPEEFNGAERREIKLPIPSTMGGGERIFQGEDFLRSFVLPNVYFHVTTAFAILRHNGVPIGKFDYLLGEEAP
- a CDS encoding putative quinol monooxygenase, encoding MPTPSPAAFIVLARIRIKAGCVEDYISMSKSTDDLVQQNESGTAHHVFVSDPSDPLSFTWAEAFVNDAAFLEHLNAPHIANYFKEHERLGDAFSLEFYGSIGEASLKAMEQSGISFTVYETACGFSRLS
- a CDS encoding DUF2862 domain-containing protein produces the protein MSQAASITIGSKIRVSRVRDRIPQNLVNLLKEDSSGTVTDFRTVDGKGIGVVVELSNGSTCWFFEDEIVPA
- the hisF gene encoding imidazole glycerol phosphate synthase subunit HisF is translated as MVALRLIPCLDVADGRVVKGVNFVGLRDAGDPVELACRYSAAGADELVFLDIAASHEGRATLIDMVRRTAESVTIPFTVGGGIQSVDGMTELLRAGADKISLNSSAVRRPELVSEGADRFGCQCIVVAIDARRNASGSWDVFVKGGRENTGLDAVAWAQRVVALGAGEILLTSMDGDGTQAGYDLSLTRAVADAVSVPVIASGGAGCIDHIAAALDGGAEGGHASAALLASLLHDGVLTVEEIKSALLAQGLLVRP